CGTTCCGGGCGGTCATCGACGGACTACGAGGCGGACCCGGTCACCGGGTAGTGGTCCGACAGGTTGCTGTACGTGTAGTCCTTGCCCCAGCTGGTGACCGTCCAGGGCGTGGTCTGCTCCTTGACGACGTCGTTCTTCCAGCCGGACGGCTTGGCATGGCCCGCTCGGTGCAGCACGTAGTCCAGGTCCTCTCGCGGGTCGTCCGGGTAGCGGTCGGCCGCGATGGAGTTGTCCCGGGTGTCGAAGGAGTACGGGTGGCCGGTGCGGGCATCGGCGGTGGTCAGCCCGGCGTCGCCGAGCATGGTGCCGTACTCGGGGGTGCGGAAGTCCACGTTGAAGTCACCGGCCACGATGACCTGCTCGGACGCCGGTATGTTCTTGCCGTCGAGGAAGGCGTCCATCGCCTTGAACTGACGGCTGCGCATCGTGGCCGCCTCGCCGGACGAGCAGCCCGGGTCGGTGGACTGCGCGTGCGTGCCGACCACGTGCACCTTCGCGCCGTTGACGTTCAGGACGACGTAGACGAAGCCCTTGTTGGACCACCAGTCGGCACCGCACGCGTCCTTGTAGACGTATTGCTCCTTGCGCAGGATCGGCCACTTGCTCAGGATCGTGACACCGCCGTCCTCCGGCGTCACGGACGAGTACGAACCGCCGGTCGCGTCCCAGCCGCTCTTGGAACGGCCCAGCACCGGGGTCTGGTACGGGTACTGCGCCGCCGCGTTCCGCATCAGAGCCTCGGAGGAGGAGTTGTCGAACGCCTCCTGGAGGACGACGACATCGTGGCCCCGGAAGAAGGACGCCGCGGGTATCGCCTTGGCACGGTGGTCCTGGCCCCAGTTCGGGTACAGGGTCTTGCTGAACAGGAAGGCGTTGTACGTCAGCACCTTCATGGCAGGCGTCGCGTCGGCGGCGGCTTCGGCGGAGGGGGTTGCCGCGGCCAGTGCGACGGCCGTGAGAGCCGTGGAGAGAGCAGCGCCGCAGGCACGGCGAAGCGAGGAATGCGCCACATGAACTCCCGGTTGTGGGGTGGGTTCTCGGCTGGAATCAGGCCAGCGGGCACATCAAAGCAGCGGCGGTTACTTCGGGGTAGCCTCCAGACGCCGCTTTCCTTGCGGAAGCATCTCCATCGGGCGAACTTCGTCCTGACGTCCGCGGACAGTCCTCAGCGGCGGCTGCCCGCATCTTGTGATCGCATACTGGGATCGGAAGGCAGGGGCCTCGAGCCTGCCCGACGACAGCGACGACAGCGACGACAGCGACGACAGCGACTCAGGGAGGCCGGGATGCGCGGAGCGGACGACCCGGTGCCACCGCCCGTCGGCGGGATGCTGTGGAGCCTCACGGGGGACATCCGCGGTCTGCTGATGCTGCCGGCGGCCCTGACCATGCAGGTCGCCCACCCCGCCGTGGGCGCCGGAGTCGACGAGCACTCCGTCTTCCGTACCGACCCGTGGGGGCGTGGAGAGCGCTCCCTGCGCTCACTCCAGCTGTGGGTGTACGGCGGTTCGGCGGCGGTCGACGAGGGCCGGCGGCTGCGCGCGCTGCACCGGAACATTCAGGGCACCGACAGCCGAGGCCGCCGTTACCACGCGCTCGCTCCGGAGAACTACGCGTGGGTCCACGCCACCGGCTTCCCCGTCTACCAGTACGCCTGCCGCTACCTGTACCGCCCGCTCACCAGCCGGCAGGAGCGGCAGCTCTACGCGGAGTGGCTCCAGGTGGGCCGGATCCTCGGAATCCACGACCGGGACATGCCGGGCACCATCGAAGAGTTCTGGCCGTACTACCGCCAAATCCTTGCCGACGAGCTCGAAGCCACCGCCGTGGTCCGGGACCTCGTGTCCGTCGACCTGCCCGTTCCGGAACCTGACCGGGGACCGCTCCCGCTTCGGCTGCTGCTGAAGTGGTGCTGGCCGGTGCTGATGCCGTTGTTCGTACGCTTCCGGCGCTTCGTCACCATCGGGCTGATGCCGCCCGACGCTCGTACGGCGATAGGGCTGCCGTGGACGAACCGGCAGGAGCGGCGCCTGCGCCGACTCGGTCGCGTCGTACGGGCCGTGGTCCCCCTGCTCCCCGAGCGG
This DNA window, taken from Streptomyces sp. SCSIO 30461, encodes the following:
- the sph gene encoding sphingomyelin phosphodiesterase; the protein is MAHSSLRRACGAALSTALTAVALAAATPSAEAAADATPAMKVLTYNAFLFSKTLYPNWGQDHRAKAIPAASFFRGHDVVVLQEAFDNSSSEALMRNAAAQYPYQTPVLGRSKSGWDATGGSYSSVTPEDGGVTILSKWPILRKEQYVYKDACGADWWSNKGFVYVVLNVNGAKVHVVGTHAQSTDPGCSSGEAATMRSRQFKAMDAFLDGKNIPASEQVIVAGDFNVDFRTPEYGTMLGDAGLTTADARTGHPYSFDTRDNSIAADRYPDDPREDLDYVLHRAGHAKPSGWKNDVVKEQTTPWTVTSWGKDYTYSNLSDHYPVTGSAS
- a CDS encoding oxygenase MpaB family protein translates to MRGADDPVPPPVGGMLWSLTGDIRGLLMLPAALTMQVAHPAVGAGVDEHSVFRTDPWGRGERSLRSLQLWVYGGSAAVDEGRRLRALHRNIQGTDSRGRRYHALAPENYAWVHATGFPVYQYACRYLYRPLTSRQERQLYAEWLQVGRILGIHDRDMPGTIEEFWPYYRQILADELEATAVVRDLVSVDLPVPEPDRGPLPLRLLLKWCWPVLMPLFVRFRRFVTIGLMPPDARTAIGLPWTNRQERRLRRLGRVVRAVVPLLPERLRYLPLARAARAAARKPPGPVHPHGHRVP